A stretch of Lactiplantibacillus brownii DNA encodes these proteins:
- the rplM gene encoding 50S ribosomal protein L13: MRTTYMAKPGEIDRKWYVVDATDLPLGRLSTVVASILRGKNKPTFTPNVDTGDNVIVINASKIALTGKKAERKIYYHHTAYAGGLKERTAGDFREKEPEKLIETSVKGMLPHNSLGHKMGLKLHVYAGAEHTQQAQKPEVLDISNLI, encoded by the coding sequence GTGCGTACAACATATATGGCTAAACCAGGTGAAATTGATCGTAAATGGTATGTAGTTGATGCAACTGATTTACCTTTAGGTCGGCTCTCAACAGTCGTCGCATCAATCTTACGTGGTAAGAACAAACCAACATTCACACCAAACGTGGATACTGGTGACAACGTAATTGTAATTAATGCAAGTAAGATTGCTTTAACTGGTAAGAAGGCAGAACGGAAGATTTATTATCACCATACTGCCTATGCTGGTGGTCTAAAGGAACGGACCGCTGGTGACTTCCGTGAAAAGGAACCTGAAAAATTAATTGAAACTTCAGTTAAGGGTATGCTTCCTCACAACTCTTTGGGTCATAAGATGGGCTTGAAGTTGCATGTTTATGCTGGTGCAGAACATACGCAACAAGCACAAAAACCTGAAGTTTTGGATATCTCGAACTTAATCTAA
- the rpsI gene encoding 30S ribosomal protein S9, giving the protein MAQVQYRGTGRRKDSVARVRLVPGSGKIVMNDKSVDDYIPFADIRKELLQPFEVTETTEQYDVLVNVIGGGFHGQAGATRHGIARALLEVDPDFRGPLKRAGLLTRDARMKERKKPGLKKARKASQFSKR; this is encoded by the coding sequence TTGGCTCAAGTACAATATCGCGGCACAGGCCGTCGTAAAGATTCAGTAGCCCGCGTACGTTTAGTACCAGGTTCTGGTAAGATTGTTATGAATGATAAATCAGTTGATGATTACATTCCATTTGCGGATATTCGCAAGGAATTGTTACAACCATTCGAAGTAACTGAAACAACTGAACAATATGATGTTTTAGTTAACGTTATCGGTGGTGGGTTCCACGGCCAAGCCGGCGCAACTCGTCATGGTATCGCTCGGGCATTGCTTGAAGTTGACCCAGATTTCCGCGGTCCTTTGAAGCGCGCAGGTCTTTTGACTCGTGACGCTCGTATGAAGGAACGTAAGAAGCCAGGTTTGAAGAAAGCCCGGAAAGCTTCACAATTCTCAAAGCGTTAA
- the truA gene encoding tRNA pseudouridine(38-40) synthase TruA: protein MTRYKIILAYDGTNFAGFQRQPGQRTVEQALTKAVNKMAKDPATPIVIYGAGRTDAGVHAFGQVVHFDLPTAINPEGVRRGLNSLLPVDMLVKKVEVVPLDFHARYDTVGKRYWYRAYQNEFVDPFKRNYTGHFKFTADIERIQQAIPALIGKHDFTTFVASGSQAHDHVREIYSAKAWALADGEIQFEFCGSGFLYNQVRIMVAVLMEIGQGRRTVDCIPQLIAAKNRAQARGTAPASGLYMKKVYYDRAELQSDLNSY, encoded by the coding sequence GTGACCAGATATAAGATTATCTTGGCATATGATGGCACGAATTTTGCCGGTTTTCAGCGCCAACCCGGTCAACGGACCGTTGAACAAGCTTTAACCAAGGCAGTGAATAAAATGGCAAAGGATCCAGCTACGCCAATTGTGATTTACGGGGCTGGCCGGACGGATGCCGGTGTTCATGCTTTTGGTCAGGTCGTTCATTTTGACCTGCCAACAGCGATAAATCCGGAAGGCGTGCGCCGCGGCTTGAATAGTCTGTTGCCAGTGGATATGTTAGTGAAAAAAGTTGAGGTCGTCCCCCTTGATTTTCACGCACGATATGATACAGTTGGTAAACGTTATTGGTACCGGGCGTATCAAAATGAGTTCGTTGATCCGTTCAAGCGGAACTATACGGGACATTTTAAATTTACGGCCGATATTGAACGGATTCAGCAAGCAATTCCGGCATTGATCGGTAAACATGATTTCACAACTTTTGTGGCTTCAGGCTCACAGGCACATGACCATGTGCGGGAAATTTATTCCGCCAAAGCCTGGGCATTAGCGGATGGTGAAATTCAGTTTGAATTTTGTGGGAGTGGCTTCTTATATAACCAGGTACGTATCATGGTGGCTGTCTTGATGGAAATTGGGCAAGGCCGGCGCACAGTCGACTGTATCCCGCAATTGATTGCTGCCAAGAATCGTGCTCAAGCTCGTGGTACTGCGCCTGCTTCTGGGTTATATATGAAAAAGGTCTATTATGACCGAGCTGAATTACAGTCAGACTTAAATTCTTATTGA